A single Anopheles arabiensis isolate DONGOLA chromosome 2, AaraD3, whole genome shotgun sequence DNA region contains:
- the LOC120896688 gene encoding uncharacterized protein LOC120896688 has protein sequence MVVTKGATGWQKLAVTVWCAAVVVCCVVAGPLPAEYPKDHSESSDSSSEEKDQGYPLNSLYSPLEYGATVESDEATLIGGNSTQNTTKELYVIKAVVYEIGILADVPENETLEGDEPITHQQVDLSFFSHGGNDTHLDLGDIPVPIQTSVQGQVFTGIAPVHVGTVPTKLSDLLSALPIAGTVVNISQTNSSYVEVHKHNISDAAVLLQGQNDLSSLPFGSSVSEPLVPASVDETVVGLTNKAKTPEAENH, from the exons ATGGTTGTTACGAAAGGAGCGACGGGTTGGCAGAAGTTGGCCGTTACCGTGTGGTgtgcggcggtggtggtgtgctgtgTCGTGGCTGGCCCACTTCCGGCGGAATACCCGAAGGATCATTCCGAGTCCTCCGACTCTTCGTCCGAGGAGAAAGATCAAGGCTACCCGCTCAACTCGCTGTACAGCCCGCTCGAGTACGGTGCGACGGTGGAGAGTGACGAGGCGACACTCATCGGTGGCAACAGCACCCAGAACACTACCAAGGAGTT GTACGTGATCAAAGCGGTGGTGTACGAAATTGGAATTCTGGCCGACGTGCCCGAGAACGAAACGCTCGAAGGAGATGAACCAATCAC CCACCAGCAGGTCGATCTGTCCTTCTTCAGCCACGGCGGTAACGATACGCACCTCGACTTGGGCGACATTCCCGTGCCCATCCAGACGAGCGTGCAGGGGCAGGTGTTTACCGGTATCGCCCCGGTGCATGTCGGCACCGTGCCGACCAAGCTGAGCGATCTGCTGTCCGCCCTGCCGATCGCCGGCACGGTGGTGAACATTTCGCAAACCAACAGCTCGTACGTGGAGGTGCACAAGCACAACATTAGCGATGCGGCCGTCCTGCTCCAGGGCCAGAACGATCTGAGCAGCTTACCGTTTGGCAGCTCCGTGAGCGAACCGCTGGTGCCGGCGAGCGTGGACGAGACGGTTGTTGGACTGACGAACAAGGCGAAAACGCCGGAAGCGGAGAACCATTGA
- the LOC120896685 gene encoding uncharacterized protein LOC120896685, with product MTLAARFVLSAVLLLATCFAIPVAQNGTGLGAALTNIANSFVVVSEDVELEPHPTSSGGHGEESTVPEAQSVLHLESANVLPSLVHISLTPEEHHIKAETAELVYTNDTDAQGVVKITIVSEEEDFSGDSTTDTATVREEDDDVVTTEETTTEEEEDELTTLEPQSSSSSSATTVGSTAPPEPILTVLGADEVDKDREEEIKENIKEVEAMPVILTVGV from the exons ATGACCCTTGCAGCCCGTTTTGTG TTAAGCGCTGTCCTACTGTTAGCCACGTGCTTCGCCATTCCGGTGGCTCAAAATGGTACCGGGCTCGGTGCGGCGCTCACTAACATCGCCAACAGCTTCGTGGTGGTGAGCGAGGATGTAGAACTGGAGCCCCACCCGACCAGCAGCGGTGGCCACGGGGAGGAATCTACTGTGCCGGAAGCGCAAAGCGTGCTGCATCTCGAATCGGCCAACGTGCTTCCCTCGCTCGTGCACATTTCGCTCACGCCCGAGGAGCACCACATAAAGGCGGAAACGGCCGAGCTGGTGTACACCAACGATACCGATGCGCAGGGCGTGGTAAAGATAACGATCGTGTCGGAGGAAGAGGACTTTTCCGGCGATTCCACCACGGACACAGCGACCGTACGGGAGGAAGATGATGACGTCGTTACTACGGAGGAAACCACCactgaggaggaggaggatgagctTACGACGCTAGAGCCACAGAGCAGCTCCAGCAGTAGCGCGACGACCGTTGGATCCACTGCGCCACCGGAACCGATCCTGACCGTGCTCGGTGCGGATGAAGTGGACAAGGACAGGGAGGAGGAAATTAAGGAAAACATTAAGGAGGTGGAAGCAATGCCAGTGATATTGACCGTAGGCGTTTAG
- the LOC120896686 gene encoding U6 snRNA-associated Sm-like protein LSm5: MAQTTVANQSTLLPLELVDKCIGSRIHIIMKNDKEIVGTLLGFDDFVNMLLEDVTEYENTPEGRRITKLDQILLNGNNITMLVPGSSGDLPEAS, encoded by the exons ATGGCACAAACAACCGTCGCGAATCAATCGACATTGCTACCACTCG AGCTGGTAGATAAATGCATCGGTTCGCGGATACACATCATCATGAAGAACGATAAGGAGATCGTGGGCACGCTGCTTGGGTTCGACGACTTCGTCAACATGCTGCTGGAGGACGTGACGGAGTACGAGAACACACCGGAAGGCCGGCGGATAACCAAGCTCGACCAGATACTGCTGAACGGCAACAACATTACGATG CTCGTCCCCGGTTCCAGCGGCGATCTTCCGGAAGCATCGTAA